In Anas acuta chromosome 5, bAnaAcu1.1, whole genome shotgun sequence, a single window of DNA contains:
- the TBPL2 gene encoding TATA box-binding protein-like 2 isoform X3 — protein MDGVSPLERYLENCSGQDDLSASPQLFTPMSPYDVDLPIQTEDGLFGSQFNQPKELPADFSSVDLSFLPDITQDKEQNLSEDGHGMQEKLDGNIVSTVNLACKLDLKNIALHARNAEYNPKRFAAVIMRIRDPRTTALIFSSGKMVCTGAKSEEQSRLAARKYARVVQKLGFPAKFLDFKIQNMVGSCDVRFPIRLEGLVLTHQQFSSYEPELFPGLIYRMVKPRIVLLIFVSGKVVLTGAKERSEIYEAFENIYPILKGFKKAS, from the exons ATGGATGGCGTCTCGCCGCTGGAGAGGTACCTGGAGAACTGCAGCGGGCAG GATGACCTCTCAGCTAGTCCTCAACTGTTTACTCCCATGAGCCCTTATGATGTGGACCTTCCAATTCAAACTGAAGATGGATTGTTTGGTTCTCAATTTAATCAGCCCAAGGAGCTTCCTGCGGACTTCTCCTCAGTGGACCTCAGCTTTCTTCCAGATATTACTCAAGATAAAGAACAAAACCTATCTGAAGATGGCCATGGAATGCAAGAGAAGCTTGATGG GAATATAGTGTCAACTGTGAACTTGGCTTGCAAACTAGATCTGAAGAATATAGCTCTGCATGCCAGAAATGCAGAGTATAACCCAAAG AGATTTGCTGCGGTGATCATGAGAATCAGGGACCCACGAACAACAGCCCTTATCTTCAGTTCAGGAAAAATGGTCTGCACAGGAGCAAAAAG TGAAGAGCAGTCACGGCTCGCAGCGAGGAAGTACGCGCGCGTGGTGCAGAAGCTGGGGTTCCCTGCCAAGTTCCTGGACTTCAAGATCCAGAACATGGTTGGGAGCTGTGATGTGAGGTTCCCCATCCGGCTGGAGGGGTTGGTTCTCACTCACCAGCAGTTCAGCAG CTATGAACCTGAACTATTTCCTGGCCTTATTTATAGGATGGTCAAACCAAGGATAGTGTTGCTTATCTTTGTGTCTGGAAAAGTTGTACTGACTG GGGCAAAAGAGCGTTCTGAAATCTATGAGGCATTTGAGAACATCTATCCCATTCTAAAAGGTTTCAAGAAAGCGTCATAA
- the TBPL2 gene encoding TATA box-binding protein-like 2 isoform X1 codes for MDGVSPLERYLENCSGQDDLSASPQLFTPMSPYDVDLPIQTEDGLFGSQFNQPKELPADFSSVDLSFLPDITQDKEQNLSEDGHGMQEKLDGSVSRNEDSGTFVNESSLSCPDATQPSPEESGVCPPLTPMTPMTPVTPASASESSGIVPQLQNIVSTVNLACKLDLKNIALHARNAEYNPKRFAAVIMRIRDPRTTALIFSSGKMVCTGAKSEEQSRLAARKYARVVQKLGFPAKFLDFKIQNMVGSCDVRFPIRLEGLVLTHQQFSSYEPELFPGLIYRMVKPRIVLLIFVSGKVVLTGAKERSEIYEAFENIYPILKGFKKAS; via the exons ATGGATGGCGTCTCGCCGCTGGAGAGGTACCTGGAGAACTGCAGCGGGCAG GATGACCTCTCAGCTAGTCCTCAACTGTTTACTCCCATGAGCCCTTATGATGTGGACCTTCCAATTCAAACTGAAGATGGATTGTTTGGTTCTCAATTTAATCAGCCCAAGGAGCTTCCTGCGGACTTCTCCTCAGTGGACCTCAGCTTTCTTCCAGATATTACTCAAGATAAAGAACAAAACCTATCTGAAGATGGCCATGGAATGCAAGAGAAGCTTGATGGGTCAGTATCAAGAAATGAGGACAGTGGTACCTTCGTGAATGAAAGCAGCTTGTCATGCCCAGATGCAACTCAGCCATCCCCTGAAGAGTCCGGTGTGTGTCCCCCTCTGACCCCAATGACTCCTATGACCCCAGTGACACCTGcttctgcttcagaaagctCTGGCATAGTTCCTCAGTTACA GAATATAGTGTCAACTGTGAACTTGGCTTGCAAACTAGATCTGAAGAATATAGCTCTGCATGCCAGAAATGCAGAGTATAACCCAAAG AGATTTGCTGCGGTGATCATGAGAATCAGGGACCCACGAACAACAGCCCTTATCTTCAGTTCAGGAAAAATGGTCTGCACAGGAGCAAAAAG TGAAGAGCAGTCACGGCTCGCAGCGAGGAAGTACGCGCGCGTGGTGCAGAAGCTGGGGTTCCCTGCCAAGTTCCTGGACTTCAAGATCCAGAACATGGTTGGGAGCTGTGATGTGAGGTTCCCCATCCGGCTGGAGGGGTTGGTTCTCACTCACCAGCAGTTCAGCAG CTATGAACCTGAACTATTTCCTGGCCTTATTTATAGGATGGTCAAACCAAGGATAGTGTTGCTTATCTTTGTGTCTGGAAAAGTTGTACTGACTG GGGCAAAAGAGCGTTCTGAAATCTATGAGGCATTTGAGAACATCTATCCCATTCTAAAAGGTTTCAAGAAAGCGTCATAA
- the TBPL2 gene encoding TATA box-binding protein-like 2 isoform X2, with protein sequence MDGVSPLERYLENCSGQDDLSASPQLFTPMSPYDVDLPIQTEDGLFGSQFNQPKELPADFSSVDLSFLPDITQDKEQNLSEDGHGMQEKLDGSVSRNEDSGTFVNESSLSCPDATQPSPEESGVCPPLTPMTPMTPVTPASASESSGIVPQLQNIVSTVNLACKLDLKNIALHARNAEYNPKRFAAVIMRIRDPRTTALIFSSGKMVCTGAKSEEQSRLAARKYARVVQKLGFPAKFLDFKIQNMVGSCDVRFPIRLEGLVLTHQQFSRMVKPRIVLLIFVSGKVVLTGAKERSEIYEAFENIYPILKGFKKAS encoded by the exons ATGGATGGCGTCTCGCCGCTGGAGAGGTACCTGGAGAACTGCAGCGGGCAG GATGACCTCTCAGCTAGTCCTCAACTGTTTACTCCCATGAGCCCTTATGATGTGGACCTTCCAATTCAAACTGAAGATGGATTGTTTGGTTCTCAATTTAATCAGCCCAAGGAGCTTCCTGCGGACTTCTCCTCAGTGGACCTCAGCTTTCTTCCAGATATTACTCAAGATAAAGAACAAAACCTATCTGAAGATGGCCATGGAATGCAAGAGAAGCTTGATGGGTCAGTATCAAGAAATGAGGACAGTGGTACCTTCGTGAATGAAAGCAGCTTGTCATGCCCAGATGCAACTCAGCCATCCCCTGAAGAGTCCGGTGTGTGTCCCCCTCTGACCCCAATGACTCCTATGACCCCAGTGACACCTGcttctgcttcagaaagctCTGGCATAGTTCCTCAGTTACA GAATATAGTGTCAACTGTGAACTTGGCTTGCAAACTAGATCTGAAGAATATAGCTCTGCATGCCAGAAATGCAGAGTATAACCCAAAG AGATTTGCTGCGGTGATCATGAGAATCAGGGACCCACGAACAACAGCCCTTATCTTCAGTTCAGGAAAAATGGTCTGCACAGGAGCAAAAAG TGAAGAGCAGTCACGGCTCGCAGCGAGGAAGTACGCGCGCGTGGTGCAGAAGCTGGGGTTCCCTGCCAAGTTCCTGGACTTCAAGATCCAGAACATGGTTGGGAGCTGTGATGTGAGGTTCCCCATCCGGCTGGAGGGGTTGGTTCTCACTCACCAGCAGTTCAGCAG GATGGTCAAACCAAGGATAGTGTTGCTTATCTTTGTGTCTGGAAAAGTTGTACTGACTG GGGCAAAAGAGCGTTCTGAAATCTATGAGGCATTTGAGAACATCTATCCCATTCTAAAAGGTTTCAAGAAAGCGTCATAA